One genomic segment of Mangifera indica cultivar Alphonso chromosome 6, CATAS_Mindica_2.1, whole genome shotgun sequence includes these proteins:
- the LOC123219006 gene encoding putative disease resistance RPP13-like protein 1, with protein sequence MIKIQEEASFPSSIYTRNTFLRSLVVDCNYGTYPKIVLSKLVDQLTCLRSLSLNKCSIEEIPLEINKLIHLRYLDLSENNNIEKLPDTLCEFYNLQILDISWCGALRKLPQGIGNLINLRHLLNWGINNIRYMPKSLQQLTGLRILLLFVIKLENLIDAENVKGIGFNNKENLRDLDVDFEGSMNEVHDDEELLEYLPPLGNLPSLEILLVVGMKSVKRVDNEFLGIESDAISSSTSIIAFPKLKFLSFWRMEEWEEWNYDITNRVGDISVMPSLKTLEISGCPKLTSLPNHLRQMSTLKKEFYNCPLHDE encoded by the exons ATGATAAAGATTCAAGAAGAAGCCTCATTTCCTAGCTCTATTTATACTAGAAATACTTTTCTACGTAGCCTTGTTGTTGATTGCAATTATGGTACTTACCCTAAGATAGTTTTGTCCAAATTAGTTGATCAGTTGACATGTCTAAGGTCATTATCTTTGAATAAATGTTCAATTGAAGAAATTCctcttgaaataaataaattaatacactTGAGGTACCTTGATTTGAGTGAAAATAATAACATAGAAAAATTGCCTGATACATTGTGTGAGTTTTACAATTTACAAATCTTAGACATTAGTTGGTGTGGAGCTCTCAGAAAACTACCTCAAGGGATTGGAAACTTAATCAACTTGAGACATTTGTTGAATTGGGGGATTAACAATATACGTTACATGCCAAAAAGTTTGCAGCAATTAACTGGTCTACGAATCTTACTCCTATTTGTTATTAA GTTGGAAAATTTGATAGATGCAGAAAACGTCAAGGGAATAGGATTCAACAATAAGGAAAACTTGCGTGATTTGGATGTTGACTTTGAGGGGAGTATGAATGAAGTGCATGATGATGAAGAACTTCTTGAG TATTTGCCTCCTTTGGGTAACTTACCATCCCTTGAAATTCTTTTGGTAGTTGGAATGAAGAGTGTGAAAAGAGTGGACAATGAGTTTTTGGGAATAGAGAGTGATGCCATATCATCATCTACATCAATTATTGCATTTCCCAAACTGAAATTTCTTTCCTTCTGGAGGATGGAAGAATGGGAAGAGTGGAATTATGATATCACTAATAGAGTAGGAGATATTTCAGTCATGCCATCTCTTAAGACCTTGGAAATTTCGGGCTGCCCCAAGTTGACATCACTGCCAAACCATCTTCGCCAGATGTCAACTTTGAAGAAggaattttataattgtcctcTTCATGACGAATAG